A window of Drosophila sulfurigaster albostrigata strain 15112-1811.04 chromosome X, ASM2355843v2, whole genome shotgun sequence genomic DNA:
tttggccTCAATTGTTTTGGGCTCTGGCTCTGGGTTGTCTCTCgcttgtggcatgccacaccacaccacaccacaccagGCCATGCCatgccaatgccaatttgTCATAAATCTCGTTATTTTAAATCGTTGTTgccattctctctctctctttctctttcttcctTGCACTGTTATCGTAACCGAGCTGCGGCAGTCAGCAAATTGCAACgtcaaaaaaaaacgtaaaaagaGTGAAAAAGAATTGCACATCTGCCTCCTGTGAGGTTTGAACTCACGACCCCTGGTTTACGAGACCAGTGCTCTACCACTGAGCTAAAGAGGCCAGCTGTCAAACGCATGTCACTTAAAGCAGCCATGACAAGGACTCGCAAGACAAAGGCCTAGAACGCCCACGCGCACACTTAGCGCTCAACGATCTCAAAGCTCGTGTTTGATGCTAAAAATAGCTAAAACTGTGGCTTTGCAAATTCTTTGTGTTGAGATCGTGTCAAGGTCGGGAGTTAAGATATTTGCCAGCTGGCATTTAGGTTGTGTTTATGGCGGCCACGCAGACATCGGCTCGTTGGTCTAGTGGTATGATTCTCGCTTCGGGTGCGAGAGGTCCCGGGTTCAACTCCCGGACGAGCCCGCTTAccattccattttttttttttcaatttaataataaaatcaataattgtaaaatatttttttagaaattacaATTCTATAAATTACTTTCAATAACTAGAAACTGCATAATTTATATCGTCACTGTTTTTGGCTTGTGCATTTGTGTGTTGACATATTTTAGTGCGCCAcccgaaagtatgctacacaaaaattgcattgGCAAAATGTGATTTGCAAAAGCGCCGCCGTCTGTTAGTGGCATTGCTCAACACTGCCATGTGGCAGCTGCTAAATGCCGTTATGTTAGATCGTTGTCGAGCACTTGAGTTGTGACGCTTTtcgttttcatatttatttacgaatctttgtgtgtttttgtgagAGCAGCGTgtagctttgcttttttttattgtggcCATGTCGTTCTATCCCATTCATTTCGATTATACATTCACTGGCCACGAGCATTGCATAGATTTTCGTTGCGAGGATCATTTCATTGCGCCCGTAATACTCACAAATGAAACGTTCGACGGCATTGAAGTCTCCGAGTTACCATGCAgtgaccacaacaacaacaacaacaacaacaacagcaatagcaataaacGCTTTTGCAGAGAGAACAAACGCAAAGAGTTAAACAGGAACTGGGCGAAAAGAATAACGCCTTCGATCTACGAAGACTATTTTCAGAGCATCAGTCAGCTTAATGTATAAAGCACGCTTTGCaataagaagaagcagcagcataacTAATATAcctttctctttctcattcTTTGCAGATGATGACTATGGATATAACTAAAACTGAACCCGGACTTGTCGGGCTTACATccaatcaacagcagcagcagcagcagcaacaacaacagcagcagcagcagcaatcggccggcaacatgaacaacaacgggcagaacaacaacaatgggcagaacaataacaacaatggtctaagcaatggcaatgttgttgtcaacaataacaacaacaacaataccaacaacaacaataacaacaacagcaatgtgCAGAGCATCGCTGCGGcggcgaacaacaacaacaacaacaacaatggcagccaACTATGCGCCGGCTGTGGCAAGCACATCCAAGACCGTTATCTTCTCCGCGCCCTCGACATGCTGTGGCACGAGGATTGCCTCAAATGCGGCTGCTGTGATTGTCGCCTCGGCGAAGTCGGCTCCACGCTCTACACCAAGGGCAATCTAATGCTCTGCAAACGCGACTACTTGaggtaatttt
This region includes:
- the LOC133847040 gene encoding zyxin isoform X1 is translated as MSFYPIHFDYTFTGHEHCIDFRCEDHFIAPVILTNETFDGIEVSELPCSDHNNNNNNNNSNSNKRFCRENKRKELNRNWAKRITPSIYEDYFQSISQLNMMTMDITKTEPGLVGLTSNQQQQQQQQQQQQQQQQSAGNMNNNGQNNNNGQNNNNNGLSNGNVVVNNNNNNNTNNNNNNNSNVQSIAAAANNNNNNNNGSQLCAGCGKHIQDRYLLRALDMLWHEDCLKCGCCDCRLGEVGSTLYTKGNLMLCKRDYLRLFGNTGYCAACSKVIPAFEMVMRARTNVYHLECFACQQCNHRFCVGDRFYLCENKILCEYDYEERLVFASMANHPMLKRHVSSLGQGSPTGAAGAQGAAGGLLGGGPGGGGGAVNGGGGGGMVNGPRTPGDHNNNNGPQTPTGGGGGGGVGSPFAAAAAAAAAAAHMKNQLGASS